A genomic window from Haladaptatus caseinilyticus includes:
- a CDS encoding asparagine synthase-related protein, whose translation MGTNMVGLFGAFGDRTHGVAAHPTMRWADDDRTATFADDHVAVSTAFHSSLADDQPVTTSDGSTRVWIQGEVYGVEADGSYEPRPSTVDSTTYCAHLYDSHGIEFVERVNGQFAGVIYDRDERTVHFVTDRLGSYPLFHTRTVSDTVVCSTDIQAMPRYPGVETSYDLDYLAEYLTWKRSFGVTTPLDGVEKLPPASVTTLDLDTMTQRSRCYWRPEYTPVDKPFRYFVERFADIFRRIFDEWVCDDHEYGLLLSGGSDSRLILAAMDRPATCYHMNGWWNREAETAKRVAETADSEFVFLHRDREYRTRALERNPPLSNFDGWFTQGYPTGFADDITDSADVLISGLYSDTLFKSHPISSPRISLGGLGTMTLPMGSPPESIDEFIDELGVETPTYLEGVVDVEEVLRDNITRDEDGIDHHGVRYKSIRELALCSDYYPLSNDTELIYTNSLRQIRPYRTPFLDNRLVDLHLMMPVRYRVRRNIINRAIERLDSQLADVPHSESGVPVKYSFPIEYVGKHTNALRWKVFDSNEPPEPWLTQGPWSNDEQHIRHHDLVGDALDDRRGIIESLPFLDWERVQQSYRDHVAGADNAVELYTLLTMLKLPVTEQFIDGAVDKDDSTTIEDNRRLLTGTAVTFDE comes from the coding sequence ATGGGGACGAATATGGTAGGGCTGTTCGGCGCTTTCGGGGACCGAACACACGGCGTGGCGGCACATCCGACGATGCGATGGGCGGACGACGATCGAACCGCGACGTTCGCCGACGATCACGTCGCAGTTTCGACGGCGTTCCATTCGTCGCTCGCGGACGATCAGCCGGTCACGACGAGTGATGGTTCCACACGGGTCTGGATTCAGGGAGAAGTGTACGGGGTCGAAGCGGACGGGTCGTACGAACCGCGACCATCGACAGTGGACAGTACGACGTACTGTGCGCATTTGTACGATTCGCATGGAATAGAGTTCGTCGAGCGTGTAAACGGGCAGTTCGCTGGCGTCATCTACGACCGAGACGAACGGACAGTCCATTTCGTCACCGACCGACTCGGGTCGTATCCGCTCTTCCACACGCGAACCGTGAGCGACACCGTCGTCTGTTCGACCGATATCCAGGCGATGCCACGCTATCCCGGCGTCGAGACGTCATACGATCTCGACTATCTCGCCGAATATCTCACGTGGAAACGGTCGTTCGGGGTGACGACGCCGCTCGACGGCGTGGAAAAACTTCCGCCTGCGAGCGTAACGACGCTCGACTTAGACACCATGACACAGCGGTCACGCTGCTACTGGCGACCCGAGTATACACCAGTAGACAAACCGTTTCGCTACTTCGTCGAACGATTTGCCGATATCTTTCGTCGCATCTTCGACGAGTGGGTCTGTGACGACCACGAGTACGGGTTGCTGCTGAGCGGCGGAAGCGATTCGCGACTGATACTGGCCGCGATGGATCGACCAGCCACCTGCTATCACATGAACGGTTGGTGGAATCGCGAGGCTGAAACCGCAAAACGGGTCGCCGAGACTGCTGATAGTGAGTTCGTTTTTCTCCACCGCGACCGGGAGTATCGGACGCGGGCACTCGAGCGAAACCCGCCGCTTTCGAACTTCGATGGGTGGTTCACACAGGGGTACCCCACCGGATTTGCCGACGATATCACGGACTCCGCGGACGTGCTCATATCCGGGTTGTACTCCGATACGCTCTTCAAATCGCACCCGATTTCGTCACCGCGGATATCGCTCGGTGGACTCGGGACGATGACACTTCCCATGGGAAGCCCTCCGGAATCGATCGACGAGTTCATCGACGAACTCGGGGTCGAGACGCCGACGTATCTCGAGGGAGTCGTCGATGTCGAGGAGGTACTCCGGGACAATATCACGCGGGACGAGGACGGTATCGACCATCACGGCGTTCGATACAAGTCGATACGGGAACTCGCCCTCTGTAGCGATTACTATCCGCTTTCGAACGATACGGAGCTCATTTACACGAACAGCCTCCGTCAGATTCGTCCCTATCGAACGCCGTTTCTCGACAATCGTCTCGTCGATCTGCACCTCATGATGCCGGTTCGATATCGGGTTCGACGGAACATCATCAACCGCGCAATCGAACGACTGGACTCGCAACTCGCAGACGTACCACATTCCGAGTCCGGTGTTCCGGTGAAATATTCGTTCCCGATAGAGTACGTCGGAAAACACACGAACGCCTTGCGGTGGAAAGTCTTCGACTCGAACGAACCACCGGAACCGTGGTTGACGCAGGGACCGTGGTCAAACGACGAACAGCACATCCGACATCACGATTTGGTCGGGGACGCACTCGATGACCGTCGGGGCATCATCGAATCCCTCCCGTTCCTCGATTGGGAGCGCGTTCAGCAAAGCTACCGTGATCACGTGGCCGGGGCGGACAACGCCGTCGAACTCTACACGCTTCTGACGATGCTGAAGCTGCCAGTCACGGAACAGTTCATCGACGGGGCGGTGGACAAGGACGATTCGACGACGATCGAGGACAATCGTCGATTGTTGACCGGAACGGCGGTGACGTTCGATGAGTGA
- a CDS encoding glucosidase family protein: MSGNTNGSSRDHPTRRRFIEGTVAASVLPVVAPATADDSKTTGSSDELPQTPTLSVTDRLADRRYVTTGNRAYIVGDESGRFPAMGWHISGEMGGIWSPPIKLLDGIWFGIDGEWLEPADRFTSGFGYVSMDLPNHEDVSVQRTDFVPDDERAALFGLRFTAGDDDESFTLTIDARSELMSAYPWSGTSPSQSEFNREDSVEFGDRYLRFREEGTPPVENAAHHDWNTAVGTTLEPVSHEIGDGYWGPQSPATICPPDEAESGERTADESRVARCDDSKAGNGRGGRLRYEIDVPANSSRTVWVAVAGSESGPDDAVDTLESVLYDPVTTLRRKVEHRRSIANRTRISLPGDPLLEQSIEWSKQNLADSVQEAHDLDVRYTNEGTEYPEPLGNIDTLRFYGAGFPDYQWLFAVDGEYTTFAALAAGQFDVPKDHMRAIRQVSRLVNGETGKAVHEVVTDGSVYYGANSDSGNTDETVKLPMAVHAIWRWTGDDDFRDELYEFMIDGMQYVVEELTGDGGLWPTGEGNVERPGMGDRKLDVAVYTIRGLYALADMARSKGDEETVEWAIDRAGAMQCAFTETWWIPEIPQHAGSLENPPDEDETNRRIYQRHWIGVTPMSAEYVDTMGDVVPGIASGAHGNAALSLRESNCYSGVGDDSERRRNEGLYHTGAPGCDAAEYDHTKDATERSIFTLNSAVMAVGEGNYGRLGPDQQRRYVHANANLQLPDPDEQPGAMPEIAPSPTYGRSIDKGFTARAMVLQAWGTYGTLWPVVRHYLGVRPDMGRRRLTVVPQIPPHLPRVAGKSIRLGSDGAVAMSAMAPGGSGLYRTRTVPDVEIDTLTIGHVVPRDADIASVTLDGEAVEACKTRITNRGKEILVDAEPNDSHTLVVRTRR, from the coding sequence GTGTCAGGAAATACCAATGGCAGTAGCCGTGATCATCCGACCCGTCGGCGATTCATCGAAGGGACGGTTGCGGCGAGCGTGTTACCAGTCGTTGCACCGGCGACAGCGGACGACTCCAAGACCACGGGATCGTCGGACGAACTTCCGCAAACACCGACACTTTCGGTAACGGACCGATTGGCCGACCGGAGATACGTGACGACCGGCAACCGAGCGTACATCGTGGGCGATGAGTCCGGTCGGTTCCCCGCGATGGGATGGCATATCTCCGGCGAGATGGGCGGCATCTGGAGTCCCCCGATCAAGCTTCTCGACGGCATCTGGTTCGGCATCGACGGCGAATGGCTCGAACCGGCCGATCGGTTCACGAGCGGGTTCGGATACGTTTCGATGGATCTCCCGAACCACGAGGACGTATCCGTCCAGCGAACCGATTTCGTCCCCGATGACGAACGCGCCGCGCTCTTCGGGCTCCGTTTCACCGCGGGTGACGACGACGAATCGTTCACCTTGACGATAGACGCTCGTTCGGAACTCATGAGCGCATATCCGTGGAGCGGGACGTCGCCGTCCCAAAGCGAGTTCAACCGCGAGGATTCGGTCGAGTTCGGGGATAGATATCTTCGATTTCGGGAGGAAGGGACGCCACCAGTCGAAAATGCGGCACACCACGACTGGAATACAGCGGTCGGCACGACGCTCGAACCGGTCAGCCACGAAATCGGCGACGGCTATTGGGGGCCACAGTCCCCGGCTACCATCTGCCCCCCCGACGAGGCCGAAAGCGGCGAAAGGACGGCGGACGAGTCGAGGGTCGCACGCTGTGACGATTCGAAAGCCGGAAACGGTCGTGGCGGCCGTCTTCGGTACGAAATCGACGTCCCCGCGAATTCGTCGAGAACGGTCTGGGTCGCCGTCGCTGGGTCGGAATCCGGGCCGGACGACGCCGTCGATACGCTCGAATCCGTTCTCTACGACCCGGTCACGACGCTCCGTCGCAAGGTGGAGCACCGCCGATCGATCGCGAATCGAACGCGGATCTCGCTCCCCGGCGACCCACTGTTGGAGCAGTCGATCGAATGGAGCAAGCAAAACCTCGCCGACAGCGTACAGGAAGCACACGACCTCGACGTCAGATATACGAACGAGGGGACCGAGTATCCGGAACCACTGGGAAACATCGATACACTACGGTTTTACGGTGCCGGGTTTCCGGATTATCAGTGGCTGTTCGCCGTAGACGGAGAATATACGACGTTTGCGGCGTTGGCTGCCGGACAGTTCGACGTGCCGAAAGATCACATGCGGGCGATACGGCAGGTGAGCCGATTGGTCAACGGGGAGACCGGAAAGGCTGTCCACGAAGTCGTTACTGATGGGTCGGTGTACTACGGCGCGAACTCGGATTCGGGCAATACCGACGAGACGGTCAAGCTCCCGATGGCCGTGCATGCGATCTGGCGATGGACCGGTGACGACGACTTCCGCGACGAACTCTACGAATTCATGATCGACGGGATGCAGTACGTCGTGGAGGAACTCACGGGTGACGGCGGTCTCTGGCCGACCGGCGAAGGAAACGTCGAACGACCCGGTATGGGTGATCGGAAGTTGGACGTGGCCGTTTACACCATTCGCGGCCTGTACGCACTCGCCGATATGGCACGGAGCAAGGGTGACGAAGAAACAGTCGAGTGGGCGATCGACCGTGCGGGGGCGATGCAGTGTGCGTTTACGGAAACGTGGTGGATTCCGGAGATCCCACAACACGCCGGTTCCCTCGAAAATCCGCCCGACGAGGACGAAACGAACCGCCGAATTTACCAGCGACACTGGATCGGCGTCACCCCGATGTCGGCGGAGTACGTCGATACGATGGGCGACGTCGTTCCCGGAATCGCGAGCGGAGCGCACGGCAACGCCGCGCTCTCCCTTCGAGAGTCGAACTGTTACAGTGGCGTCGGTGACGACTCGGAACGACGTCGAAACGAAGGACTCTATCACACTGGCGCGCCAGGGTGTGACGCGGCGGAGTACGACCACACGAAGGACGCCACCGAGCGGAGTATATTCACGCTGAACAGCGCGGTTATGGCGGTCGGCGAGGGGAACTACGGGCGGTTGGGACCCGACCAGCAACGACGGTATGTGCATGCGAATGCGAACCTCCAACTTCCCGACCCCGACGAACAGCCGGGTGCGATGCCGGAAATCGCCCCCTCACCGACCTACGGACGTTCCATCGACAAGGGGTTTACCGCGCGAGCGATGGTGCTCCAAGCGTGGGGGACGTACGGAACGCTTTGGCCGGTCGTGCGCCACTACCTCGGAGTTCGACCGGATATGGGCCGCCGTCGCCTGACGGTCGTGCCGCAGATCCCGCCGCATTTGCCACGCGTCGCCGGGAAGAGCATCCGCCTCGGGTCCGACGGTGCCGTCGCGATGTCGGCGATGGCACCCGGCGGTTCCGGACTCTATCGAACGCGAACCGTGCCCGATGTGGAAATCGACACCCTCACTATCGGTCACGTCGTTCCACGGGACGCCGATATCGCGTCGGTGACGCTCGACGGTGAGGCTGTCGAGGCGTGTAAAACTCGAATCACCAATCGTGGGAAGGAGATACTCGTGGACGCGGAGCCGAACGATTCACACACGCTCGTGGTCCGAACACGACGATAA
- a CDS encoding formate/nitrite transporter family protein, with protein MSQTENNTLTVPVDERDHIRGSDDAPITLVEYGDFECPYCGDFYPVVRRILNRVGTQIRFVFRHFPLTQQHPRAQQAAEAAEAAAEQGRFWDMYDILYQRQDALTREDFVRYAEELELDVDRFTDELDRGVHEERVEADFRNGINSGVNGTPTFYINGERYDGPYEFEPLLAAIANTGDLADVKRSLRFENHELRETIDRSRRGAPAAGEAVRDRFSADEIFQRVTATADDEIERSTRLLFFSGLAAGLSVGATFLARAAMTTAYPGNVGLGNLLYPIGFVMIVIGSYQLFTENTLTPVTLVLTRLASLPQLLRLWTIVLAANVIGAGISAFFLARTGIFDPTVAETAHRLGEHAMHTSWSALFYKGIFAGGLVATMVWLVHAARETISRLLIVYAIMIIIPIADLFHCVVGACEVLFLVFAGSASLGTVFGDFFVPVVLGNTIGGIVFVALVNFSMTENRRFPEQDRRRFELSWSEWLFGPRVHEYLRKRERGDSSEELAGTSSAERRS; from the coding sequence ATGAGCCAAACCGAAAACAACACGCTGACCGTACCGGTGGATGAACGAGATCATATTCGTGGGTCCGACGATGCGCCGATCACGCTCGTCGAATACGGGGATTTCGAATGCCCCTACTGCGGCGATTTCTATCCCGTCGTCCGCCGAATTTTGAACCGAGTCGGAACACAGATTCGGTTCGTCTTTCGTCATTTTCCGCTCACACAACAGCATCCACGAGCGCAGCAAGCCGCCGAAGCGGCGGAGGCCGCCGCCGAACAAGGTCGATTCTGGGATATGTACGACATCCTCTATCAACGCCAGGATGCACTCACACGAGAGGATTTCGTCCGCTACGCGGAGGAGCTCGAACTGGACGTGGATCGATTCACGGACGAACTCGACCGAGGAGTCCACGAAGAACGAGTCGAGGCGGACTTTCGGAACGGCATCAACAGTGGTGTAAACGGAACGCCGACGTTCTACATCAACGGTGAACGGTACGACGGCCCATACGAGTTCGAACCGTTGCTCGCCGCCATCGCGAATACGGGGGACCTTGCCGACGTGAAACGATCGCTACGGTTCGAAAATCACGAACTCCGTGAGACGATAGACCGTTCCCGCCGCGGGGCACCCGCCGCTGGCGAAGCCGTTCGTGATCGGTTTTCGGCGGACGAGATCTTTCAACGAGTAACGGCGACCGCGGACGACGAAATCGAACGAAGCACGCGACTGTTGTTTTTCAGTGGACTCGCCGCGGGGTTGAGCGTCGGTGCGACGTTTCTTGCACGCGCAGCGATGACGACTGCGTACCCCGGTAACGTGGGGCTGGGGAACCTCCTGTATCCCATCGGTTTCGTGATGATCGTCATCGGGAGCTATCAGCTGTTTACGGAAAACACGCTGACACCGGTAACCCTCGTTCTGACGCGTCTCGCCAGTCTCCCGCAACTGCTCCGCCTCTGGACCATCGTTCTCGCCGCGAACGTCATCGGCGCTGGAATCAGTGCGTTCTTCCTCGCGAGAACCGGTATTTTCGATCCCACGGTGGCTGAAACAGCCCACCGATTGGGCGAGCACGCCATGCACACCTCGTGGTCCGCGCTCTTCTACAAGGGTATCTTCGCTGGCGGCCTCGTCGCAACGATGGTATGGTTGGTTCACGCTGCGCGGGAGACGATCTCCCGACTCCTTATCGTGTACGCCATCATGATTATCATCCCCATCGCCGACCTCTTTCACTGCGTCGTCGGTGCGTGTGAGGTGCTCTTTTTGGTTTTCGCCGGAAGCGCGAGCCTCGGAACCGTCTTCGGGGACTTCTTCGTTCCGGTCGTGCTCGGAAACACTATCGGGGGTATCGTGTTCGTCGCGCTCGTAAACTTCAGTATGACCGAAAACCGGCGCTTTCCGGAACAAGACCGACGCCGATTCGAACTGTCTTGGTCGGAGTGGCTGTTCGGCCCCCGCGTGCACGAGTATCTCCGAAAACGAGAGCGGGGCGACTCGTCCGAAGAACTAGCGGGAACGTCCTCGGCCGAACGGCGGAGTTAG
- a CDS encoding phosphodiester glycosidase family protein, with the protein MSETPERNVSESRRNYLHGIAGAISLSAAATGSVGTAVAGDASRFTSDLGEIEDATLAGEAENAIIVESGTTPVAPGIEYQSFVRLTERGWLDCDLLTVALDEASNDGQLLSPGVTSRETVSTLAENRGAVAGVNGDFFDIGNTDSPIGAEIGNGEIRSSPATGRTSTVAVERDGLGRIAQVVLEGHVELPNGNHPLVALNQPTISDGGIGLYTPLWNDVERPGTVEVLVRNETVVSSPSPAGDGTIPDDSYVLAGRGAGADALSALWKGDSVSVTYGPKTDANSPLDVAIGGGTRLVIDGKIPESLDDDRLEPRTAAGVSADGKTLFLFVVDGRQRDSRGASLRELGEAMRDLGASAALNLDGGGSSTLVAREPGEAGVRVRNDPSDGSERPVSNGFGLAVEGGSGTLDGFNVTPVLDGENTHRVFPNLSRQFEAMAHDETYTPVEATPKQWRAVPGKLGRFDDDGIVTARKSGSGEAVAHRGQAKSATELRVLGDLDRIEADTKRIGLAADDSSTFAVLGFDAQGYTAPVEPRDISLSYDESLVTIEPTDEGVFSVTPKGRNGSTLVTVSVLNEEAYLPVSVGLATEQVSGFEDPSAWYFSRYPSAVEGSMSFVEGRNGTGLELEYDFSTTTATRAVYARTESNIDLPGEPQRIGVWVHGDGRGAWLRGVVYDAAGVAHRLNFTYSVDWTGWQYVEALVPAGVEYPLQFSHLYPVEASSDQQYTGSLVFDDLTVKVTPPVSVPDSETEPDPMVVRNDTLSDDRWTFAAMADSQFVGDNPDGLTVELARRTLREIVAADPEFLVIVGDFVDRGYARDYDLAQRILREEVGDALPVYYIPGNHERVGPSDLSNFDAAFGNRRYVFDHDGTRFFLLDSSTGSFRTAEFRQLFDLRQGLQEAATDDSVNNVVVMAHHPTRDPLPTDNSQLGDRMEAELIEEWLTAFRRRSDGKGATYVAGHAGTVDFSRVEGVPYTVLGTSGKDPYGPAANGGFREWRLFGIDGGIERSDDPVERTDWLRAEVRPLLEGIDLGAPDSLAVGETATVIATGEQAAGLTFPLRYPATVRWDGSSNLLVADADENDENDGREDDQKATADEYVARFDPTTGELTGMRSGTVVLRVESNGTSEQVQVTVKAGN; encoded by the coding sequence ATGTCAGAAACACCGGAGCGAAACGTATCGGAGTCGAGGCGAAACTATCTCCACGGCATTGCGGGTGCGATCTCGCTGAGCGCGGCCGCGACGGGAAGCGTCGGGACGGCGGTGGCAGGAGACGCAAGTCGATTCACGAGCGACCTCGGTGAAATCGAGGACGCCACGCTCGCTGGCGAGGCAGAAAACGCGATAATCGTCGAATCGGGAACGACACCCGTCGCACCCGGTATCGAGTACCAGTCGTTCGTCCGTCTCACCGAACGCGGGTGGCTCGATTGCGACCTGCTCACTGTCGCGCTCGACGAGGCATCGAACGACGGACAACTCCTCTCTCCCGGCGTCACGAGTCGAGAGACGGTCTCGACCCTCGCCGAAAACAGGGGCGCAGTGGCGGGCGTCAACGGCGATTTCTTCGACATAGGGAACACCGACTCACCTATCGGAGCCGAAATCGGTAACGGCGAGATTCGGTCGTCGCCAGCGACAGGCCGAACGAGTACCGTCGCCGTCGAACGGGATGGCCTTGGTCGCATCGCACAGGTCGTGCTTGAAGGGCATGTGGAACTACCGAACGGGAACCATCCACTCGTGGCGCTGAACCAACCAACGATCTCGGACGGCGGTATCGGACTGTATACGCCACTCTGGAACGACGTCGAGCGGCCCGGAACCGTGGAAGTACTCGTTCGGAACGAAACGGTCGTGTCGTCGCCGTCTCCGGCGGGCGACGGCACGATTCCGGACGATTCGTACGTCCTCGCCGGTCGGGGGGCGGGTGCCGACGCACTCTCGGCACTCTGGAAAGGCGACTCGGTTTCCGTTACCTACGGGCCGAAAACGGACGCCAACAGCCCGTTGGACGTGGCCATCGGTGGCGGCACCCGGCTCGTGATCGATGGAAAGATCCCCGAGAGTCTCGATGATGACCGACTGGAACCGCGAACCGCAGCGGGTGTTTCCGCGGACGGAAAGACGCTGTTCCTGTTCGTCGTCGACGGACGCCAACGCGACAGTCGTGGTGCGAGCCTCCGTGAACTCGGCGAAGCGATGCGAGACCTCGGCGCGAGCGCCGCCCTCAATCTGGACGGCGGTGGCTCGTCTACCCTCGTTGCTCGCGAACCGGGCGAGGCGGGCGTTCGCGTTCGAAATGACCCCTCCGATGGCAGCGAGCGACCGGTGTCCAACGGCTTCGGCTTAGCGGTCGAAGGGGGAAGTGGCACTCTGGACGGATTCAACGTGACACCGGTTCTCGACGGCGAGAACACGCACCGAGTCTTCCCCAATCTCTCGCGCCAGTTCGAAGCGATGGCACACGACGAGACGTATACACCGGTCGAAGCGACGCCGAAACAGTGGCGGGCCGTGCCCGGAAAGCTCGGACGGTTCGACGACGATGGTATCGTTACCGCGCGGAAGTCGGGTTCCGGTGAGGCAGTCGCGCACAGAGGGCAGGCAAAAAGTGCAACCGAGTTGCGCGTTCTCGGCGATCTCGATCGTATCGAGGCCGATACGAAGCGGATCGGTCTCGCGGCAGACGATTCCTCGACGTTCGCGGTGCTCGGGTTCGATGCACAGGGTTACACCGCGCCGGTCGAACCACGGGATATCTCCCTGAGCTACGACGAATCGCTCGTAACCATCGAACCGACCGACGAAGGCGTCTTCAGCGTCACGCCGAAGGGGAGGAACGGTTCGACACTCGTCACCGTCTCCGTGCTGAACGAGGAGGCGTATCTTCCGGTATCAGTCGGACTGGCTACCGAACAGGTGTCCGGCTTCGAGGACCCCTCGGCGTGGTACTTTTCGCGCTACCCGAGCGCGGTCGAGGGGTCGATGTCGTTCGTCGAGGGTCGAAACGGGACTGGCCTCGAATTGGAGTACGATTTCAGCACGACGACTGCGACACGAGCGGTCTATGCGAGAACCGAATCGAACATCGACCTCCCCGGTGAACCACAGCGTATCGGGGTGTGGGTACACGGTGACGGACGAGGCGCGTGGCTCCGGGGCGTCGTTTACGATGCCGCGGGCGTCGCACATCGCCTCAACTTCACGTACAGCGTCGATTGGACCGGGTGGCAGTACGTCGAAGCGCTCGTTCCCGCGGGTGTGGAGTATCCGCTGCAGTTCTCGCACCTCTATCCGGTCGAAGCATCGTCCGACCAACAGTACACTGGCAGCCTCGTGTTCGATGACCTTACGGTGAAGGTGACGCCGCCAGTGTCCGTTCCCGATTCGGAGACCGAACCGGACCCGATGGTCGTCCGGAACGACACGCTTTCCGACGACCGATGGACGTTCGCGGCGATGGCCGACAGTCAGTTCGTCGGCGACAATCCCGACGGCCTGACCGTCGAATTGGCCCGTCGAACCCTTCGTGAAATCGTCGCGGCCGACCCCGAATTTCTCGTCATCGTCGGGGATTTCGTGGATAGGGGTTACGCTCGGGACTACGACCTCGCACAGCGCATTCTCCGCGAGGAAGTCGGGGACGCGCTTCCGGTCTACTACATCCCCGGCAACCACGAGCGAGTCGGACCGAGCGACCTATCGAACTTCGATGCCGCCTTCGGAAACCGACGATATGTTTTCGACCACGACGGGACTCGTTTCTTCCTCCTCGACTCCTCGACCGGGTCGTTCCGAACTGCGGAATTCCGACAGCTGTTCGACCTCCGACAGGGACTGCAGGAAGCCGCTACGGACGATTCGGTGAACAACGTGGTCGTGATGGCCCATCATCCGACCCGTGACCCGCTTCCGACCGACAACAGCCAACTCGGCGACCGGATGGAGGCCGAACTGATCGAGGAGTGGCTGACCGCCTTCCGAAGACGGTCCGACGGGAAGGGTGCGACGTACGTCGCTGGGCACGCCGGGACGGTCGATTTCAGCCGCGTCGAAGGCGTTCCCTACACGGTCCTCGGGACCAGCGGAAAGGACCCCTATGGACCAGCGGCGAACGGCGGATTCCGCGAATGGCGACTGTTCGGCATCGATGGAGGGATCGAACGGAGCGACGACCCCGTCGAACGAACGGATTGGCTTCGGGCCGAGGTTCGACCACTGCTCGAGGGAATCGACCTCGGCGCGCCCGATTCGTTGGCCGTCGGGGAGACCGCAACCGTCATCGCAACCGGTGAGCAAGCGGCGGGCCTGACGTTCCCACTTCGGTATCCCGCAACCGTCCGTTGGGATGGGAGTTCGAACCTGCTCGTCGCGGACGCCGACGAGAACGACGAAAACGACGGGCGGGAAGACGATCAGAAAGCAACCGCCGACGAATACGTCGCGCGGTTCGACCCGACGACGGGCGAGCTGACGGGGATGCGGTCGGGGACGGTCGTCCTACGAGTCGAGTCCAACGGGACGAGCGAGCAAGTACAAGTGACGGTGAAAGCCGGAAACTGA
- a CDS encoding DUF7261 family protein yields the protein MRDRAQLVLAAAAIVAVALAPVVFAYLQLGYSGDVAASDEYDKPVENADGVLSRAVHHATRDVTATYRWRNRDAAVSSVRSDLESDLGTLRSSRVESGTVYQVEYNRSAAREWTSENCPSGPNRQFGECEAERGVVVQNRGGETHVLAVAFDLRVTNERGWYEVTIVSYVR from the coding sequence GTGAGGGATCGCGCACAGCTCGTGCTCGCGGCCGCGGCAATCGTCGCCGTGGCACTCGCACCAGTCGTTTTTGCGTACCTCCAACTGGGCTACAGCGGTGATGTGGCTGCGAGCGACGAATACGACAAACCGGTCGAGAACGCCGACGGCGTTCTCTCGCGGGCGGTTCACCATGCGACGCGGGACGTTACGGCGACATATCGATGGCGCAACCGTGATGCCGCGGTTTCATCGGTTCGGTCGGACCTCGAATCGGATTTGGGCACCTTACGGTCGTCACGGGTCGAGTCCGGAACGGTGTATCAGGTCGAGTACAATCGATCGGCAGCACGGGAGTGGACATCGGAGAATTGCCCGAGTGGGCCGAATCGACAGTTCGGCGAATGCGAAGCGGAGCGCGGGGTCGTCGTTCAAAATCGAGGTGGTGAAACGCACGTCCTCGCTGTGGCATTCGACTTACGCGTGACGAACGAGCGAGGCTGGTACGAGGTGACGATCGTATCATATGTTCGATAG
- a CDS encoding DUF7262 family protein, whose amino-acid sequence MNRGQLSLSVVEAGIGVIFILGVAMGFALGVPSPDTRGAQLDLYAEDAGTVLASEPPRHQGTTRLAEIIDSPQSFDRERDALERRVDRILPDNLMFRVETPHGAVGYRKPAGIPIGVSTVTTTSGDVTIWVWYV is encoded by the coding sequence ATGAATAGAGGACAACTCTCGTTGTCGGTCGTGGAAGCCGGTATCGGCGTTATATTTATTCTCGGTGTTGCAATGGGATTCGCACTCGGCGTTCCATCCCCCGACACTCGTGGTGCACAGCTCGATCTGTACGCCGAAGATGCGGGAACCGTGCTGGCGAGCGAGCCGCCGCGACATCAGGGGACGACTCGGTTGGCCGAAATTATCGACTCGCCCCAGTCGTTCGACCGCGAACGAGACGCGCTGGAACGGCGTGTGGATCGAATCTTGCCGGACAACCTCATGTTCCGAGTCGAAACCCCCCACGGTGCCGTTGGCTATCGGAAACCGGCAGGTATCCCGATCGGTGTTTCGACGGTGACGACGACGAGCGGTGACGTGACGATTTGGGTGTGGTACGTGTGA